The Flavobacteriales bacterium genome includes a region encoding these proteins:
- a CDS encoding phosphoesterase, which translates to MDTNNIWFTSDHHFGHKNIIEFSKRPFANADEMNAEMVKRWNEKVGVEDIVYHIGDFALMSSGKVRQLRAQLNGRICLITGNHESSALECADCFEWIKDYYELTVSDSDAHKGERFIVLFHYAMRVWNASHYGTWHLYGHSHGDLPDDETSLSFDVGVDSHDFYPLSYQDVKNIMSKKKWKPPFEPRNK; encoded by the coding sequence ATGGACACAAATAATATATGGTTTACTTCTGACCACCACTTTGGACACAAGAATATAATCGAATTTTCCAAACGACCTTTTGCCAATGCAGACGAAATGAATGCAGAAATGGTAAAACGTTGGAATGAAAAAGTTGGAGTTGAAGATATAGTTTATCATATTGGAGACTTTGCACTAATGTCGTCAGGAAAAGTAAGACAATTAAGAGCACAACTTAATGGACGAATTTGTTTAATCACAGGTAATCACGAAAGTTCAGCATTAGAATGTGCTGACTGTTTTGAGTGGATAAAAGATTATTACGAACTGACAGTTTCTGACAGCGATGCACACAAAGGAGAAAGATTTATTGTTTTATTTCATTATGCAATGAGAGTTTGGAATGCAAGTCATTATGGGACATGGCATTTATATGGACACTCACACGGCGATTTACCAGACGATGAAACTTCATTATCATTTGATGTTGGTGTTGATAGTCACGATTTCTATCCCTTATCGTACCAAGACGTGAAAAACATAATGTCGAAAAAGAAATGGAAACCACCTTTTGAACCAAGAAATAAATAG
- a CDS encoding DUF1801 domain-containing protein produces MDTEHQIKEYIDSQPDSKRSDLETLHSRMLYLLPNCKLWFLDGKDEHGKVVTNPNIGYGLKTIKYANGKTKDFYQVGISGNTTGISVYIMGFENKKYLSDTYGKTIGKASVTGYCIKFKSLKDVNMDILDTAILDAIKHRI; encoded by the coding sequence ATGGATACAGAACATCAAATCAAAGAATATATTGACAGTCAACCCGACTCAAAACGTTCGGATCTTGAAACATTGCATAGCCGAATGCTTTATTTATTGCCAAATTGCAAATTATGGTTCTTGGACGGAAAAGACGAGCATGGCAAGGTGGTTACCAATCCAAACATTGGATATGGTTTAAAAACGATAAAATATGCAAATGGTAAAACCAAAGATTTTTATCAAGTTGGAATCAGTGGAAATACAACGGGTATTTCGGTGTATATTATGGGCTTTGAAAATAAAAAGTACTTGTCTGATACTTACGGAAAAACAATTGGCAAAGCAAGTGTAACAGGCTATTGCATAAAATTCAAATCGCTAAAAGACGTAAATATGGATATACTTGACACAGCGATTTTAGACGCAATTAAGCATCGGATTTAA
- a CDS encoding replication-associated recombination protein A: MHANAPLAERVRPQLLNEYIGQQHIIAEGKPLYNSIKNGALPSIIFWGPPGVGKTTLAKIISNELKRPFFILSATESGVKQVREVIEKAEKSRFLGSQNAVLFIDEIHRFNKSQQDSLLGAVEQGIITLIGATTENPSFEVNAALLSRCEVYVLKSLGKEELREVVERAIKTDELLKQKKIKLKELDALMVLSGGDARRILNTLEIVVNANSTDKILTITNKLVEQSVQQNRLIYDKTGDQHYDIISAFIKSMRGSDPNAAVYYLARMIEAGEDPIFIARRMVILASEDIGNANPTALVLATNGLQAAQAIGYPECRIILSQVAVYLATSPKSNSTYMAIGKAQKLIAETGNLPVPMHLRNAPTKLMKELDYGVGYKYAHDFGGFVNLEFLPEEIVGTTLYEPSNNARENETRTRMKAYWKEKYGY, encoded by the coding sequence ATGCACGCAAATGCACCTTTGGCCGAGCGGGTTCGGCCACAATTGTTAAATGAGTATATAGGTCAGCAGCACATCATTGCTGAGGGGAAGCCACTTTATAATTCCATAAAAAATGGGGCATTGCCGTCTATTATTTTTTGGGGACCTCCTGGTGTCGGAAAAACAACGTTGGCCAAAATCATTTCAAACGAACTAAAACGACCCTTTTTTATTTTAAGTGCCACCGAATCAGGGGTAAAACAGGTTAGAGAGGTCATAGAAAAAGCCGAAAAATCGAGGTTTTTGGGTAGTCAAAATGCAGTTTTGTTTATTGATGAAATTCATCGGTTTAATAAATCGCAGCAAGACAGCTTGTTGGGAGCGGTTGAACAGGGCATAATCACACTTATTGGTGCCACCACCGAAAACCCTTCTTTTGAAGTGAATGCGGCTTTGCTGAGTAGGTGTGAGGTCTATGTGCTTAAATCACTTGGTAAGGAAGAGCTGAGAGAAGTGGTGGAGCGTGCCATCAAAACCGATGAGCTTTTGAAGCAGAAAAAAATTAAGCTCAAAGAGTTGGATGCCTTGATGGTGCTGTCTGGGGGCGATGCCCGACGAATTTTGAATACGTTGGAAATTGTGGTAAATGCCAACTCTACCGATAAAATTTTGACCATCACCAATAAACTGGTGGAACAATCGGTGCAACAAAATCGGTTGATATACGACAAAACCGGAGACCAGCATTACGACATTATTTCGGCCTTTATTAAATCCATGCGGGGCAGCGACCCCAATGCAGCGGTGTATTATTTGGCCAGAATGATTGAGGCCGGAGAAGACCCCATATTTATTGCCCGACGTATGGTTATTTTAGCCAGCGAAGATATTGGAAATGCCAACCCAACGGCTTTGGTTTTAGCCACCAACGGTTTGCAGGCGGCTCAAGCCATTGGCTATCCAGAGTGCAGAATTATACTTTCGCAAGTGGCCGTGTATTTGGCCACTTCGCCCAAAAGTAATAGTACCTATATGGCCATTGGCAAAGCACAAAAGTTGATTGCCGAAACAGGAAACTTACCCGTGCCGATGCACCTAAGAAACGCTCCGACAAAGCTGATGAAAGAACTGGATTATGGTGTTGGTTATAAATATGCCCACGATTTTGGAGGGTTTGTAAACTTGGAATTTTTGCCGGAAGAAATTGTTGGAACCACGCTGTATGAACCATCAAATAATGCCCGCGAAAATGAAACAAGAACTCGAATGAAAGCGTATTGGAAGGAAAAGTATGGGTATTGA
- a CDS encoding thymidylate synthase: MTQYEDFLKFVFENGTDKSDRTGTGTRSVFGGQLRFDLSEGFPLITTKKVHLKSIIYELLWFLKGDTNIKYLTDNGVRIWNEWADENGNLGPVYGKQWRSWQAADGSVIDQIEEVLHLLKNNPDSRRIIVNAWNVGDLPKMALSPCHCMFQFYVADGKLSCQLYQRSADLFLGVPFNIASYALLTMMMAQVCGLGLGEYVHTFGDAHIYKNHFEQVELQLSREARPYPTMKMNPDVNDLYAFDFEDFELINYNPHPAIKGEVSV; encoded by the coding sequence ATGACTCAATACGAAGATTTTCTAAAATTTGTTTTTGAAAACGGTACCGACAAAAGCGACCGAACCGGCACCGGAACCCGAAGTGTTTTTGGAGGTCAACTTCGTTTTGATTTATCTGAAGGTTTTCCGCTGATAACCACAAAAAAGGTACATCTAAAATCAATCATTTATGAATTGCTCTGGTTTTTGAAAGGCGACACCAACATTAAATACCTTACTGACAACGGGGTTCGGATTTGGAATGAGTGGGCCGACGAAAATGGCAATTTAGGCCCAGTTTATGGGAAACAATGGCGAAGTTGGCAGGCTGCGGATGGCTCGGTTATAGACCAAATAGAAGAGGTTTTGCACTTATTAAAAAACAATCCCGATAGCCGAAGAATAATCGTAAACGCATGGAATGTGGGCGATTTGCCAAAAATGGCTTTAAGCCCTTGTCACTGTATGTTTCAGTTTTATGTGGCTGACGGAAAACTGAGTTGTCAGCTATATCAACGCAGTGCCGATTTGTTTTTGGGTGTGCCATTCAACATTGCATCGTATGCCCTTTTAACCATGATGATGGCTCAGGTTTGCGGACTTGGCTTGGGAGAATATGTGCACACCTTTGGAGATGCTCATATTTATAAAAATCATTTTGAACAGGTTGAATTGCAGTTAAGCCGAGAGGCTCGCCCCTACCCTACCATGAAAATGAATCCTGATGTAAACGATTTGTATGCCTTTGATTTTGAGGATTTTGAATTGATAAATTACAACCCACATCCTGCCATAAAAGGCGAGGTTTCGGTGTAA
- a CDS encoding pyruvate dehydrogenase complex dihydrolipoamide acetyltransferase: MAVALKLPKMSDTMEEGVIVSWQVKVGDEIKSGDILAEVETDKATMDLENYEKGTVLHLNVEEGKAIAVDSIIAIVGKKGEDFSALLSATPKKAEAPTEAPAEKEIIPSTQPATPAAIETTVGNSDSRILASPLAKKMASDKGIDIAMVAGSGENGRIIKRDVESYSPAVMPASVSGTESFTTVPVSQMRKTIARRLSESKFTAPHFYLTMEIRMDNAIAARQEMNQFSEVKISMNDLVVKAAATALTRHPKVNSSWLGDTIRINNHIHVGVAMAVDEGLLVPVVKHANNKSLSQISTEVKAFSAKAKDKKLQPADWEGNTFTISNLGMFGIEEFTAIVNPPDACIMAVGASKETVLVENGEMKIGNVMKVTLSCDHRVVDGVVGSQFLLTFKELMENPVKILV; the protein is encoded by the coding sequence ATGGCAGTAGCATTAAAATTACCAAAAATGAGCGACACAATGGAAGAAGGTGTGATTGTGTCATGGCAGGTAAAGGTTGGTGATGAAATAAAATCAGGCGATATTTTGGCTGAGGTTGAAACCGACAAAGCCACGATGGACTTAGAAAACTACGAAAAGGGAACAGTTTTGCATTTGAATGTAGAGGAGGGCAAAGCCATTGCTGTTGATAGCATTATTGCCATTGTCGGAAAAAAGGGAGAAGATTTCTCGGCTCTACTTTCTGCAACCCCAAAAAAGGCGGAAGCACCAACAGAAGCTCCGGCAGAAAAAGAAATAATTCCAAGCACCCAGCCTGCAACACCTGCTGCAATTGAAACTACCGTTGGAAACTCTGATAGCCGAATACTGGCCTCACCATTAGCCAAAAAAATGGCTTCAGATAAAGGTATTGACATTGCTATGGTGGCAGGAAGCGGCGAAAACGGACGAATTATTAAACGTGATGTCGAGAGCTATTCCCCAGCGGTTATGCCAGCATCAGTTTCGGGAACAGAATCGTTTACCACCGTTCCTGTTTCCCAAATGCGAAAAACCATTGCCCGCCGATTGAGCGAAAGCAAGTTTACTGCCCCACATTTTTATCTTACCATGGAGATAAGAATGGACAACGCCATTGCTGCCCGACAAGAAATGAATCAATTTTCGGAGGTGAAAATTTCGATGAATGATTTGGTTGTAAAAGCGGCAGCCACGGCATTAACCCGACATCCAAAAGTGAACTCAAGTTGGTTGGGCGATACCATTCGAATAAATAACCACATTCATGTTGGTGTGGCTATGGCGGTGGACGAAGGCCTTTTGGTTCCGGTGGTAAAACATGCAAATAACAAATCGCTTTCGCAAATAAGCACAGAGGTGAAAGCCTTTTCGGCCAAAGCCAAAGATAAAAAATTGCAACCTGCCGATTGGGAAGGCAATACCTTTACCATTTCCAACCTCGGAATGTTTGGCATTGAAGAATTTACGGCCATCGTAAACCCCCCAGATGCCTGCATTATGGCAGTGGGGGCATCAAAAGAAACCGTATTGGTAGAAAACGGCGAAATGAAAATTGGCAACGTAATGAAAGTAACTTTAAGCTGCGACCACCGTGTGGTTGACGGCGTAGTAGGTTCTCAATTTTTATTGACTTTTAAAGAGTTGATGGAAAATCCTGTAAAGATTTTGGTATAA
- a CDS encoding PKD domain-containing protein yields MIIMKHFKRNLILILSLLSVHQAYAQCDASFSHYNPWDAVDLSIYNFRDSGNNGLIYQKWDFGDGDSTNFYLTYGGVSGHVYKKFGIYQITRYIWDSVNSCRDTFSDTIHINCIKPSFTAYHKYSTSNFGVEWANIGGVAKWSFGNGDSLDWFNYSGYSIAPRYIYKSNGKYRACFYTEEGDWRCKDTFCDSVEVNYNCIADFKITINKDSFILSDVSTNAQTFSWKIYSGNSLIGTSSTRTFIGKPSSKQHYAELTITDASKKCTSKRTKCIFPDSSVKNFDASINVNREVDINTFIPFQPTQIDWGDGNTTNLYSGLKHKYNTWAKHQICISTPGIYENCPSMICDSIDLTTLCSANFNAEALKVSNIDSFGTNNRFVRLSAQQQIAKDLFYKYYFGDGDSSTEPNKEIFYQYKSAGQYKITRIVSDSGNTCTDTVSKMVDIKFLTCEAKFESKLVGDTFVLVNKSQVADSIWWEINGQNHLWSQQDTIKYSFKDKDSLMSYVRLYVVSDSGQCVSTVEQCLQYQSNVNGFETKIVGNKVELIPRCGAFGVWDYGDGTASTKNNAHTYANIGNYSVCFSVMNANTTTCPSKTCDTLRIKQNCNADFTWKLTNKMYTFTYTDSSDSHKWYVNGNYIGIGNSYSVYDTNQSLEVSLEATKGYCKAVEKKCILRKHLWGHYFSGETHSFNSGFLNAYWDWNNGDSIKKARTFNMTIRDAGIYQLCLTNLDSSNSVCPAKVCDELVIELDTGCTPLLSYFIEDTVPNGKRVNIVTEPYFNRRVSLSFEPDWCYFVDYQKPYGIYGQMPLNTGYKICMKEWFGNNGDDTFRFCSDCKTVFLDTAKTKCKANYEVQLDTTQKFKIRLINKSSNLSTHQYLWAFGDDSVSDSRNPSHRFNKFGKYNIHLTVYDSVEHCIARFKDEIGLDSLGKLLKVDGFDVEVIEGDKTDRIESVGRDNSSIKVFPNPNTGQFTVRYMDTWNLVEPIKISLYDLNGQLIFESEDIGVSETNINMQNFAKGVYIMNVNQQEANVRVLILKQN; encoded by the coding sequence ATGATTATCATGAAGCATTTTAAAAGAAACCTGATTCTAATTTTAAGCCTACTTTCTGTTCATCAAGCTTATGCACAATGTGATGCTAGTTTTTCACATTACAATCCATGGGATGCAGTAGATTTAAGCATTTATAATTTTAGGGACTCTGGGAACAATGGGTTAATTTACCAAAAATGGGATTTTGGCGATGGCGATAGCACAAATTTCTATTTGACATACGGGGGAGTCTCGGGACATGTCTATAAAAAATTTGGGATTTACCAAATTACCAGGTATATATGGGATAGTGTAAATAGTTGCCGAGATACATTCTCGGATACCATTCACATTAATTGTATTAAGCCAAGTTTTACAGCTTATCACAAATATTCAACTTCCAATTTTGGTGTAGAGTGGGCAAATATTGGGGGTGTTGCCAAATGGTCGTTTGGAAATGGGGACAGTCTTGATTGGTTTAATTATTCTGGTTATTCAATTGCTCCAAGATATATTTACAAATCCAATGGAAAATATAGAGCTTGTTTCTATACAGAGGAAGGTGATTGGAGATGCAAGGATACTTTTTGTGATAGTGTTGAGGTAAATTATAATTGTATAGCAGATTTTAAAATCACAATAAATAAGGATTCTTTCATTTTATCGGATGTTTCTACGAATGCTCAAACATTTAGTTGGAAAATATATAGTGGTAATTCATTGATTGGAACATCTTCAACCAGAACTTTTATAGGAAAACCATCTAGTAAACAGCATTATGCGGAACTTACAATTACCGACGCAAGCAAAAAATGCACTTCCAAAAGGACGAAATGCATATTCCCTGACTCAAGTGTTAAAAATTTTGACGCTTCTATAAACGTGAATCGAGAAGTTGATATAAATACATTTATACCATTTCAACCCACCCAAATTGATTGGGGGGATGGAAATACAACAAATCTATATTCTGGATTAAAACATAAATATAATACTTGGGCTAAGCATCAAATTTGTATAAGTACACCTGGAATTTACGAAAACTGTCCCTCCATGATTTGTGATTCCATTGATTTGACTACACTATGCTCAGCAAACTTCAATGCGGAGGCTTTAAAAGTTTCGAATATAGATTCATTCGGAACAAATAATAGGTTTGTTAGATTATCTGCACAACAACAGATAGCGAAAGATTTGTTTTATAAATACTATTTTGGAGATGGAGATTCATCAACAGAACCGAACAAAGAAATTTTTTATCAATATAAATCGGCAGGACAGTATAAAATTACCAGAATTGTATCAGATTCTGGTAATACCTGTACTGACACAGTCAGCAAAATGGTTGACATAAAGTTTCTTACCTGTGAGGCAAAGTTTGAATCAAAATTGGTCGGAGACACCTTTGTGTTGGTCAATAAATCCCAGGTAGCAGATAGTATTTGGTGGGAGATAAATGGACAAAACCATTTATGGTCTCAGCAAGACACAATCAAATACAGTTTTAAAGACAAAGATTCTCTAATGAGCTATGTAAGGTTATATGTGGTTTCAGACAGCGGCCAATGTGTCTCTACCGTTGAGCAGTGCCTTCAATACCAAAGCAATGTAAATGGGTTTGAAACCAAAATAGTGGGAAATAAAGTAGAACTAATACCCCGCTGTGGTGCGTTTGGCGTTTGGGACTATGGAGACGGAACTGCCTCCACCAAAAATAACGCACACACCTATGCTAATATCGGCAATTACAGTGTCTGTTTTTCTGTGATGAACGCAAACACAACAACGTGCCCCTCAAAAACATGTGATACGCTGCGAATAAAACAAAACTGTAATGCCGACTTTACCTGGAAACTAACCAATAAAATGTATACCTTTACGTATACCGATTCAAGTGATTCACACAAGTGGTATGTGAACGGAAACTATATAGGCATAGGAAATAGTTATTCCGTATATGACACAAACCAAAGCTTAGAGGTAAGCTTGGAAGCTACAAAAGGATACTGCAAAGCGGTGGAGAAAAAATGTATATTGCGTAAACATCTATGGGGACATTATTTTTCGGGTGAAACGCATTCATTTAATTCAGGCTTTCTCAATGCCTATTGGGACTGGAACAATGGTGACAGTATTAAAAAGGCACGAACATTTAATATGACCATACGTGATGCAGGGATATACCAATTGTGTCTAACCAATCTTGATTCCTCAAACAGTGTTTGCCCTGCCAAAGTGTGTGATGAGCTAGTTATTGAGCTTGACACAGGTTGTACTCCTTTGTTAAGCTACTTTATTGAAGATACAGTTCCTAATGGGAAGAGAGTAAATATTGTTACTGAACCGTATTTTAATCGTAGGGTTAGTCTTTCATTTGAACCCGATTGGTGTTACTTTGTTGATTATCAAAAGCCATACGGAATATATGGACAGATGCCCTTGAACACCGGTTACAAAATATGCATGAAAGAGTGGTTTGGTAATAATGGTGATGATACATTTCGTTTTTGTTCTGATTGTAAAACAGTCTTTCTCGACACCGCAAAAACAAAATGCAAGGCCAATTACGAGGTGCAGCTAGATACTACGCAAAAGTTTAAAATACGGTTAATTAATAAATCATCCAACCTTTCAACACACCAGTATTTATGGGCATTCGGAGATGACTCGGTATCTGATTCCAGAAATCCCAGTCATAGGTTTAATAAGTTTGGGAAATACAATATTCACCTCACCGTTTACGATAGCGTTGAGCATTGCATTGCCCGGTTCAAAGATGAAATTGGGCTGGATTCGCTGGGTAAACTTTTAAAGGTTGATGGTTTTGATGTAGAAGTAATAGAGGGAGACAAAACGGACAGAATTGAATCGGTTGGAAGAGATAATTCATCTATTAAAGTTTTTCCCAATCCTAATACCGGACAATTTACTGTTCGTTATATGGATACATGGAATTTGGTAGAACCTATAAAAATTTCATTGTATGATTTGAATGGACAACTCATTTTTGAATCAGAAGATATCGGGGTTTCGGAGACAAACATAAATATGCAAAACTTTGCGAAGGGTGTTTATATTATGAATGTCAACCAACAAGAAGCCAATGTTAGGGTTCTTATTTTAAAACAAAATTAG